A window of the Acidobacteriota bacterium genome harbors these coding sequences:
- a CDS encoding heavy metal translocating P-type ATPase: MSDCCSGSASNATAPTAAPTPATDPVCGMSVDPATSQQRADHAGETYFFCCGGCRQKFESDPERWLSGAGAEVEADPEAFYICPMDPEVRQQGPGSCPKCGMALEPETPTEATRLEYTCPMHPEVVSPQPGSCPKCGMALEARSVVVEEDNPELRDMTRRFWVAAALSLPILLLAMGDMLPGAPVSRVIAPRWRVLAELLLATPVVLWAGWPFFERAVQSLRNRSPNMFTLIGLGVGASFGYSVLAALVPGLFPASFRAHDGTVGVYFEAAAVIVALVLLGQVLELRARSKTGAAIRALLGLSPAIARRLTPQGDEQDVPLADVRVGDRLRVRPGEKIPVDGVVVEGSSAVDESMMTGEPLAVAKGPGDQVVGATVNGTGALVMEAERVGSETLLARIVALVAQAQRSRAPIQQLADRVAAVFVPTVVAVALGAFVAWSLWGPEPRFAYALLAAVSVLIIACPCALGLATPMSIMVATGKGAGAGVLFKNAGAIQRLRDVDTLVLDKTGTLTEGKPGLVTLEVFGDFSEARALALAAAVERSSEHPLAEAIVAAAEQRDLVIPAVRDFESRTGRGVLGTVDGYRVALGSAPLMADLGLDPSQLAKRAEALRAEGQTVLFAAVDGALVAMLGIADPVRETTPAALADLEAMGLDLVMLSGDNRTTAEAVARRLGIGRVVAEVLPQEKAAEIERLQHSGRVVAMAGDGINDAPALAQADVGIALGSGTDIAIESADVTLVRGDLRAIGRARRLSQATLRNIRQNLFFAFAYNALGVPLAAGLLYPVFGWLLSPMIAAAAMSLSSVSVIGNALRLRRAKL; the protein is encoded by the coding sequence ATGAGCGATTGCTGCTCCGGTAGCGCATCGAATGCGACGGCGCCAACAGCGGCGCCAACACCTGCAACAGACCCGGTCTGCGGGATGAGCGTCGATCCCGCAACCAGCCAACAGCGAGCCGATCACGCCGGCGAGACCTACTTCTTTTGCTGTGGCGGCTGCCGCCAGAAGTTCGAGAGCGACCCGGAGCGCTGGCTGAGCGGGGCGGGGGCGGAGGTGGAGGCCGATCCGGAGGCCTTCTACATCTGCCCGATGGACCCGGAGGTGCGGCAGCAGGGCCCCGGGAGCTGCCCGAAGTGCGGCATGGCCCTCGAGCCGGAGACGCCGACCGAGGCGACGCGGCTGGAGTACACCTGCCCGATGCATCCGGAGGTGGTGAGCCCACAGCCAGGGTCGTGCCCAAAATGCGGCATGGCCCTCGAAGCGCGCAGCGTCGTGGTCGAGGAAGACAATCCCGAGCTGCGCGATATGACCCGCCGCTTCTGGGTGGCGGCAGCGCTGTCGCTGCCGATCCTGCTGCTGGCGATGGGCGACATGCTGCCCGGCGCTCCCGTCTCTCGAGTCATCGCTCCGCGCTGGCGCGTGCTCGCCGAGCTGCTGCTCGCCACCCCGGTGGTGCTGTGGGCCGGCTGGCCGTTCTTCGAGCGCGCCGTCCAGTCGCTGCGCAACCGCAGCCCGAACATGTTCACCTTGATCGGCCTGGGCGTTGGCGCCTCCTTCGGTTACAGCGTGCTGGCCGCCCTGGTTCCGGGACTCTTCCCGGCTTCTTTCCGCGCCCACGATGGCACCGTCGGCGTCTACTTCGAAGCCGCCGCCGTGATCGTCGCCCTGGTGCTCCTCGGACAGGTCCTCGAGCTGCGCGCCCGCAGCAAGACCGGCGCCGCCATCCGCGCCCTCTTAGGCTTGTCGCCGGCGATCGCCCGTCGCCTGACCCCGCAGGGTGACGAGCAGGACGTTCCGCTCGCCGACGTGCGAGTCGGTGACCGGCTGCGCGTGCGACCAGGAGAGAAGATCCCGGTGGACGGCGTGGTGGTCGAAGGCTCGAGCGCCGTCGACGAATCGATGATGACCGGCGAGCCCCTTGCCGTCGCCAAGGGACCCGGCGATCAAGTCGTCGGTGCCACCGTCAATGGCACCGGCGCGCTGGTGATGGAGGCGGAGCGCGTCGGCTCCGAGACCTTGCTGGCGCGCATCGTCGCCCTGGTCGCCCAGGCCCAGCGCAGCCGGGCCCCAATCCAGCAGCTCGCCGACCGGGTGGCGGCGGTCTTCGTGCCGACGGTGGTGGCAGTCGCCCTCGGCGCCTTCGTCGCCTGGAGCCTGTGGGGTCCCGAGCCACGCTTCGCCTATGCCCTGCTGGCCGCCGTTTCGGTGCTGATCATCGCTTGCCCCTGTGCCCTCGGTTTGGCGACGCCGATGTCGATCATGGTCGCTACCGGCAAGGGCGCCGGGGCCGGTGTTCTGTTCAAGAACGCCGGGGCCATCCAGCGCCTGCGGGACGTCGACACCTTGGTGCTCGACAAGACCGGCACCCTCACCGAGGGCAAGCCGGGGTTGGTCACCTTGGAGGTCTTCGGGGATTTCTCCGAGGCCCGAGCCCTCGCCCTTGCGGCCGCCGTCGAGCGCTCCAGCGAGCACCCGCTGGCCGAAGCGATCGTCGCCGCGGCCGAGCAGCGAGACCTGGTGATTCCCGCCGTTCGCGACTTCGAGTCGCGCACCGGCCGCGGTGTCCTCGGCACCGTCGACGGCTACCGGGTCGCCCTCGGCAGTGCTCCCCTGATGGCGGACCTCGGCCTCGATCCGAGCCAACTCGCGAAACGGGCAGAAGCCCTGCGGGCGGAGGGCCAGACGGTGCTCTTCGCCGCCGTCGACGGCGCTTTGGTGGCCATGCTAGGGATCGCCGATCCGGTTCGCGAGACCACCCCCGCAGCGCTAGCGGACCTCGAGGCGATGGGCCTCGATCTGGTCATGCTGAGCGGCGACAACCGCACCACCGCCGAGGCGGTGGCCCGACGCCTCGGCATCGGGCGCGTCGTGGCCGAGGTCTTGCCGCAGGAGAAGGCCGCCGAGATCGAGCGCCTGCAGCACAGCGGCCGGGTGGTCGCGATGGCCGGCGACGGCATCAACGACGCGCCAGCCCTCGCCCAGGCCGATGTCGGCATCGCCCTCGGCAGCGGTACCGACATCGCCATCGAGAGCGCCGACGTCACCCTGGTGCGAGGCGATTTGCGCGCCATCGGTCGCGCCCGCCGGCTGAGCCAGGCGACGCTGCGCAACATCCGCCAAAACCTCTTCTTCGCCTTCGCCTACAACGCCCTCGGCGTGCCGCTGGCGGCGGGGCTTCTCTACCCCGTCTTCGGCTGGCTGCTGAGCCCGATGATCGCCGCCGCCGCGATGAGCCTGAGCTCCGTCTCGGTGATCGGCAACGCCCTCCGATTGCGTCGGGCGAAGCTCTAG
- a CDS encoding MerR family DNA-binding protein, with protein sequence MSGLTIGQLAERAGVGIETIRFYERRGLVPEPPRRRSGYRQYPEEAVDRLRFVRRAKGLGFSLDEIGELLELRSHPRANRRRVHAKVEAKLADVERRIADLERLRATLRGLASDCANGKTSEPCPILEALEGMEESR encoded by the coding sequence ATGAGCGGATTGACGATTGGACAGCTAGCGGAGCGCGCCGGGGTGGGGATCGAGACGATTCGGTTCTATGAGCGCCGCGGGCTGGTTCCGGAGCCGCCGCGGAGGCGGTCGGGATATCGCCAGTATCCGGAGGAGGCGGTGGATCGACTGCGGTTCGTCCGGCGGGCGAAGGGGCTGGGTTTTTCCCTCGACGAGATCGGCGAGCTGCTCGAGCTGCGCAGCCATCCGCGAGCCAACCGACGGCGGGTGCACGCCAAGGTCGAGGCCAAGCTGGCGGACGTAGAGCGGCGGATCGCCGACCTGGAGCGGCTGCGAGCCACGCTACGCGGCCTCGCCAGTGACTGCGCTAACGGCAAGACCAGCGAGCCGTGCCCGATTCTCGAAGCACTGGAAGGCATGGAGGAGTCGCGATGA
- a CDS encoding sodium/proline symporter translates to MNPTANAASVSAFLLYLGVVVLIGVLSTRFSSSGIAEYFVGGRRMNRYVVALSAVVSGRSAWLLLGMTGLAYARGASALWAVVGYIVVELFLFLFYGRRLRRFSEAHDCVTVPDFFAARFDDRRGILRLLLVVILLIFLVGYVAAQFVAGGKAFAAGFGLEPMQGVWLTAGIILVYTLLGGFLAVSLTDLMQAFLMLLALVVLPLVAITQAGGWGAVLAELRALDPVLADPGAIALGTLLGFLGIGLGSPGNPHILTRFMSIRDAEQLRTAAFVGTLWNVLMAGGAVLIGLAGRAYFASPDLLPAGDTENLYPVLAQQLLHPFLFGLVVASIFAAIMSTADSQLLVAASSVVRDLYEKVLQRDREVPQRRLVMLSRVVVFLLVLGALALGLLAEDLVFWLVLFSWAGLGAALGPTSILALFWRRTTWAGVVAGLVSGALVTIVWKLTAPFGGFYELIPAFFASLLATVLVSLATRPPEQADQLFAAGRRSD, encoded by the coding sequence ATGAACCCGACCGCCAACGCCGCGTCCGTCAGCGCCTTCCTGCTCTATCTCGGCGTCGTCGTCCTGATCGGCGTCCTGTCGACGCGCTTCTCCTCCTCCGGCATCGCCGAATACTTCGTCGGCGGCCGCCGCATGAACCGCTACGTCGTCGCCCTCTCGGCGGTGGTCTCCGGGCGCAGCGCCTGGCTCCTGCTGGGAATGACCGGGTTGGCCTACGCCCGCGGCGCCTCCGCGCTGTGGGCGGTGGTGGGCTACATCGTCGTCGAGCTGTTTCTGTTCCTGTTCTACGGTCGCCGCCTGCGGCGCTTCAGCGAAGCCCATGATTGCGTCACCGTGCCCGACTTCTTCGCCGCCCGCTTCGACGACCGGCGAGGCATCCTGCGACTCCTGCTGGTGGTCATCCTGCTGATCTTCCTGGTCGGCTACGTGGCGGCTCAGTTCGTCGCCGGGGGCAAAGCCTTCGCCGCCGGCTTCGGCCTCGAGCCGATGCAGGGAGTCTGGCTGACCGCCGGCATCATTTTGGTCTACACCTTGCTCGGAGGCTTCCTGGCGGTCAGCTTGACCGACCTCATGCAGGCCTTCCTGATGCTGCTGGCGCTGGTCGTCCTGCCGCTGGTGGCGATCACCCAGGCCGGTGGCTGGGGAGCGGTCCTCGCCGAGCTGCGGGCCCTCGACCCGGTCTTGGCAGATCCCGGCGCCATCGCCCTCGGCACCTTGCTGGGATTCCTCGGCATCGGCCTCGGGTCGCCCGGAAACCCCCACATTCTGACCCGCTTCATGTCCATTCGCGATGCCGAGCAACTGCGCACGGCCGCCTTCGTGGGGACGCTCTGGAACGTCCTCATGGCCGGCGGCGCGGTGCTCATCGGCCTGGCCGGCCGGGCCTACTTCGCCAGCCCCGATCTGTTGCCGGCGGGCGACACCGAAAACCTCTATCCGGTGCTGGCGCAGCAGCTCCTCCATCCCTTCCTCTTCGGGCTGGTGGTGGCCTCGATCTTCGCCGCCATCATGTCGACCGCCGATTCGCAGCTCCTGGTGGCGGCATCGAGCGTCGTCCGGGACCTCTACGAGAAGGTTCTCCAGCGTGATCGCGAGGTGCCCCAACGGCGGCTGGTGATGTTGTCCCGGGTGGTGGTCTTCTTGCTGGTTCTGGGAGCCCTCGCCCTCGGCCTGCTGGCGGAAGACCTGGTTTTCTGGCTGGTGCTCTTCTCCTGGGCCGGCCTCGGCGCCGCCCTCGGGCCGACCTCGATCCTGGCGCTGTTCTGGCGCCGCACCACCTGGGCCGGGGTGGTGGCGGGATTGGTGAGCGGTGCCCTGGTGACCATCGTCTGGAAGCTCACCGCGCCCTTCGGTGGCTTCTACGAGCTGATCCCGGCGTTCTTCGCCAGCTTGCTGGCGACGGTGCTGGTCAGTCTCGCGACCCGGCCGCCGGAGCAGGCCGACCAGCTCTTCGCGGCCGGTCGGCGCTCGGACTAG
- a CDS encoding glutaredoxin domain-containing protein, whose protein sequence is MTAKKALKASLLLLIFSAALMLVPAALASEAEAEAGNEEKVTLYMTDWCGWCRKTSNLLTDLDIEFRSVDIEKDAAGKAEFLEKGNGRGGVPLIDIDGTIIRGYDEDRIRELVSQLQEAG, encoded by the coding sequence ATGACCGCCAAGAAAGCTCTGAAAGCCTCCCTTCTCCTGCTGATCTTCTCCGCTGCTTTGATGCTGGTCCCGGCGGCCCTCGCCAGCGAGGCCGAAGCCGAGGCCGGGAACGAAGAGAAGGTCACCCTCTACATGACCGACTGGTGCGGCTGGTGCCGCAAGACCAGCAACCTGCTGACCGACCTCGACATCGAGTTCCGCTCCGTCGACATCGAGAAGGACGCCGCCGGCAAGGCCGAGTTCCTCGAGAAGGGCAACGGCCGCGGTGGCGTGCCGCTGATCGACATCGACGGCACCATCATCCGCGGTTACGACGAGGATCGTATTCGCGAGCTGGTCAGCCAGCTTCAGGAAGCCGGTTAG
- a CDS encoding TatD family hydrolase: protein MSSVTVRGLTDTHAHLCSPEFAADLPTVLERARQHGIERVVSVSENLADFERNLALAEAHPGRILVAGGLFPTDLDTTAAEALIDRLRQERSRLSAIGEVGLDHWKVKEEEERALQRQIFEHFIALSVELDLPLNVHSRSAGRQTIACLLEQGARKVQLHAFDGRAAKALPAIEAGYFFSVPPSVVRSKQKQKLVRRLPLDNLLLETDSPVLGPDREQRNEPANAVVSLQAIAELQEVPVEKVASAVRRNTERLYGIPAAG from the coding sequence ATGAGCTCGGTCACCGTGCGCGGCCTCACCGACACCCACGCCCATCTCTGCTCGCCGGAGTTCGCGGCGGATTTGCCGACGGTCCTCGAGCGCGCCCGGCAGCATGGCATCGAGAGAGTGGTGAGCGTCTCCGAAAACCTCGCCGACTTCGAGCGCAACCTCGCCCTGGCAGAGGCCCATCCAGGCCGCATCCTGGTGGCTGGAGGCCTCTTCCCCACCGACCTCGATACGACCGCCGCCGAGGCGCTGATCGACCGCCTGCGCCAGGAGCGCTCACGGCTGAGCGCCATCGGCGAAGTCGGCCTCGACCACTGGAAGGTGAAGGAGGAAGAAGAGCGCGCGCTGCAGCGCCAGATTTTCGAGCATTTCATCGCCCTCTCCGTGGAGCTCGACCTGCCCCTCAACGTGCATTCGCGCTCCGCCGGCCGCCAGACCATCGCCTGCCTGCTCGAGCAGGGAGCGCGCAAGGTACAGCTCCACGCCTTCGACGGCCGCGCCGCCAAGGCGCTGCCGGCGATCGAAGCGGGCTACTTCTTCTCGGTTCCGCCATCGGTCGTGCGCTCGAAGCAGAAGCAGAAGCTGGTTCGCCGGCTACCGCTCGACAACCTGCTCCTCGAGACCGACAGCCCGGTGCTGGGTCCGGACCGCGAGCAGCGCAACGAGCCGGCCAACGCTGTCGTCTCGCTGCAGGCCATCGCCGAGCTGCAAGAGGTTCCCGTGGAGAAGGTCGCCTCCGCGGTGCGACGGAACACGGAGCGCCTCTACGGCATCCCGGCAGCTGGCTGA
- a CDS encoding uracil-DNA glycosylase family protein: protein MSLLAISDELSAALGRLSFAPPVAYVYNPLDYARRPWRRYLEKFGRGAKEVVFLGMNPGPWGMSQTGVPFGEIAAVRDWMAIEEPVEAPAKVHPKRPIEGFACGRSEVSGRRLWGWAEQRFGAPERFFDRFFVANYCPLAFLEASGRNRTPDKLPVAERQALFELCDRALRQTIETLEPRRVIGIGAFAEGRARLVLEGLDVAIDRILHPSPASPAANRGWAEQAERQLVALGVELPPG from the coding sequence GTGAGCCTGCTGGCGATCTCGGACGAGCTGTCGGCGGCCCTCGGTCGGCTCTCCTTCGCGCCCCCGGTGGCCTACGTCTACAACCCTCTCGACTATGCCCGTCGCCCCTGGCGGCGCTACCTCGAGAAGTTCGGTCGCGGCGCCAAAGAGGTGGTCTTCTTGGGCATGAACCCCGGCCCTTGGGGCATGTCCCAGACCGGCGTGCCCTTCGGTGAGATCGCGGCGGTGCGCGACTGGATGGCGATCGAAGAGCCGGTGGAGGCACCGGCGAAGGTGCATCCCAAGCGGCCGATCGAGGGCTTCGCCTGCGGCCGCAGCGAGGTCAGCGGCCGGCGTCTCTGGGGTTGGGCCGAGCAGCGCTTCGGTGCGCCGGAGCGCTTTTTCGATCGCTTTTTCGTGGCCAATTACTGCCCCCTCGCCTTTCTCGAGGCGTCGGGCCGCAATCGCACCCCGGACAAGCTGCCGGTGGCCGAGCGCCAGGCCTTGTTCGAGCTCTGTGACCGGGCGCTGCGGCAGACCATCGAGACCCTCGAGCCCCGGCGGGTGATCGGTATCGGAGCCTTTGCGGAAGGGCGCGCCCGCCTCGTCCTCGAGGGCCTCGATGTCGCCATCGATCGCATACTCCATCCCAGCCCGGCGAGCCCGGCGGCCAATCGCGGCTGGGCCGAGCAGGCGGAGCGCCAGTTGGTCGCCCTCGGGGTGGAGCTGCCGCCGGGCTGA
- a CDS encoding STT3 domain-containing protein, with the protein MLILTMGLAVAARLDVVSHLPPGLDAIHRDAAGEPLLHAGDPYYHLRQSRALLERGHTGTRRIDGAPWDDASFAPTGRPVRSNLLHPLQAGLARLVGPRLSLQQVAYFLPLLLSALAAGLLFSVGRRLAEPGLAVATAAATLGALHPEWISHTHAGVADTTALSMLLLCLSVALILQTGERLSEPRRALPWLVALALVLWLFRMTWFGYLAAVGLAVVYLGGRLLLAPAPTRRSLRGFFANRRGGLLALVIALIALGPVLLSRTGQKFQRYAGLSLDDRFPFGTDQVQELLGLAPLELIARLGWAPFGLALAGLLLGLFRPAKGSPTGNGGSERGAILLLGLWLLPAAAAGALAMRFLVLAVPPVALLAAYGLHRLSSWIPRFRGLAYGLAIIALAASFLPRLEGFRDRRPIADRAVVATAQAIAEQSPPGALINVWWDHGYLYAALAERPVIFDGGSFQTPRLYWMSRALTARQESYGLNLLRLIDCGRENQVWQILRRHADADRAVAVLQQSLRQRATRQVWQHLRGHAVPEASAQEILRHLACEPPPAWLVVSSDLLAKTTSWGRFGTWSFADGELEPSPGLITADVPCQLLGSQLECRNGYRANLQTDGFADRSSPGHFAMRGPVRLDGLVPMVYQQGRGLRMTFAHRDLADSLFSRLYFFNGRDLEHFELAHEEVIESTGKRILAYRIRW; encoded by the coding sequence TTGCTCATTCTGACCATGGGGCTGGCCGTCGCGGCGCGACTCGATGTCGTCTCGCACCTGCCACCGGGCCTCGACGCCATCCATCGCGACGCCGCCGGCGAGCCCTTGCTTCACGCCGGGGATCCCTACTACCACCTGCGCCAGAGTCGCGCCCTTCTCGAGCGCGGCCACACCGGCACCCGCCGCATCGACGGCGCCCCCTGGGACGACGCCAGCTTCGCTCCCACTGGACGGCCGGTACGCTCCAACCTCCTCCACCCCTTGCAGGCTGGTCTCGCCCGCCTGGTCGGCCCCCGACTCTCCCTGCAGCAGGTCGCCTACTTTCTGCCCCTGCTGCTCTCGGCCCTGGCCGCTGGGCTGTTGTTCTCGGTCGGCCGACGCCTCGCCGAGCCCGGTCTGGCGGTCGCCACGGCGGCCGCCACTCTCGGCGCCCTGCACCCGGAGTGGATCTCCCACACCCACGCCGGCGTCGCCGACACCACCGCCCTCAGCATGCTGTTGCTCTGCCTCTCCGTGGCGCTCATCCTGCAGACCGGAGAGCGGCTGTCGGAACCGCGGCGGGCCCTGCCCTGGCTCGTTGCTCTAGCGCTGGTGCTGTGGCTCTTCCGCATGACCTGGTTCGGCTACCTGGCAGCCGTCGGCTTGGCCGTGGTCTACCTCGGAGGTCGCCTCCTGCTCGCTCCCGCGCCGACGAGACGATCGCTTCGCGGCTTCTTCGCCAACCGACGCGGCGGGCTGCTGGCACTGGTGATCGCTTTGATCGCCCTCGGCCCGGTCCTGCTCTCCCGCACCGGTCAGAAATTCCAGCGCTACGCCGGGCTGTCCCTCGACGACCGCTTCCCCTTCGGCACCGACCAGGTCCAGGAGCTTCTCGGGCTGGCTCCCCTCGAGCTCATCGCACGGCTCGGCTGGGCTCCCTTCGGCCTGGCACTGGCCGGGTTGCTACTCGGCCTGTTTCGGCCCGCCAAGGGCAGCCCTACAGGAAACGGCGGAAGCGAACGGGGCGCGATTCTTCTGCTCGGCCTGTGGCTGCTTCCGGCCGCCGCCGCCGGCGCCCTGGCGATGCGCTTCCTGGTGCTCGCGGTGCCTCCCGTGGCGCTCCTCGCCGCCTACGGGCTGCATCGCCTCAGCAGCTGGATACCGCGCTTTCGCGGCCTCGCCTACGGGCTGGCAATCATCGCCCTGGCGGCCTCCTTCCTGCCCCGCCTCGAGGGCTTCCGCGACCGTCGGCCGATCGCCGACCGCGCCGTCGTGGCAACGGCGCAAGCGATCGCCGAGCAGTCGCCGCCGGGCGCCCTGATCAACGTCTGGTGGGACCATGGCTACCTCTATGCCGCCCTCGCCGAGCGTCCGGTGATCTTCGACGGCGGCAGCTTCCAGACGCCGCGCCTCTACTGGATGTCGCGCGCCTTGACGGCGCGGCAAGAAAGCTACGGCCTCAACCTGCTGCGGCTGATCGACTGCGGCCGGGAGAACCAGGTCTGGCAGATCCTGCGCCGCCACGCCGACGCCGACCGCGCCGTCGCCGTCTTGCAGCAGAGCCTGCGGCAGCGGGCAACGCGCCAGGTCTGGCAGCACCTGCGCGGCCATGCCGTTCCCGAGGCCTCGGCCCAGGAGATCCTGCGTCATCTGGCTTGCGAGCCGCCGCCGGCCTGGTTGGTGGTGTCGAGCGACCTGCTCGCCAAGACCACCTCCTGGGGCCGCTTCGGCACCTGGTCCTTCGCCGACGGGGAGCTCGAGCCGTCGCCGGGCCTGATCACCGCCGACGTCCCCTGCCAGCTCCTCGGCTCCCAGCTCGAGTGCCGCAACGGCTATCGCGCCAACCTGCAGACCGACGGTTTCGCCGACCGCAGCTCACCGGGTCATTTCGCCATGCGCGGCCCAGTGCGCCTCGATGGCCTGGTGCCGATGGTCTACCAGCAGGGCCGCGGCCTGCGCATGACCTTCGCGCATCGCGACCTGGCGGACAGCCTGTTCAGCCGGCTCTACTTTTTCAACGGCCGCGACCTCGAGCACTTCGAGCTCGCCCACGAAGAGGTCATCGAGTCCACCGGCAAGCGCATTCTGGCCTACCGCATTCGCTGGTGA
- a CDS encoding bifunctional nuclease domain-containing protein, with protein sequence MNRILGTLLLSSALACAPALEEPVSPPPETPSQDVPAPVDGDYLSAEVAKVAWDGLSETPMVLVRDLEFGRVMPIWVSPSQGQAILQVINDLPSPRPSTHDVMARMLTRLDATMVELLIHDLVENSYFALIRLRSNQTGDTFLLDARPSDGIALALRVEAPIRISRQLLEEAPDFELLAPESEEGIARGLGLTVVEPTDDLRQKFALPKRSGLVITRAVDRAADKGLRRGDLLTEMGGKSTTTPDDFLDVLRIAPLDRPLVLKIWRAGEELEFSLEPIPPGDEPSESLPTT encoded by the coding sequence ATGAACCGCATCCTTGGGACCCTGCTGCTGTCCTCGGCCCTGGCCTGCGCCCCGGCCCTGGAGGAGCCCGTGAGCCCACCGCCGGAGACCCCATCCCAGGATGTCCCGGCACCGGTGGACGGGGACTACCTGTCGGCCGAGGTCGCCAAGGTCGCCTGGGACGGATTGTCGGAGACGCCGATGGTGCTGGTGCGTGATCTCGAGTTCGGCCGGGTAATGCCGATCTGGGTGTCCCCAAGTCAAGGACAGGCCATCCTGCAGGTGATCAACGACCTGCCGAGCCCGCGGCCCTCGACCCATGACGTCATGGCCCGCATGTTGACTCGCCTCGACGCCACTATGGTCGAGCTGCTGATCCACGACCTGGTGGAGAACAGCTACTTCGCCCTCATCCGGCTGCGCTCCAACCAGACCGGCGACACCTTCTTGCTCGACGCCCGTCCGAGCGACGGCATCGCCCTGGCTCTTCGAGTCGAGGCCCCGATCCGGATCAGCCGTCAGCTGCTCGAGGAGGCGCCGGACTTCGAGCTTCTCGCTCCCGAGAGCGAAGAGGGGATCGCCCGCGGCCTCGGCTTGACGGTGGTCGAGCCGACGGACGACCTGCGCCAGAAGTTCGCCTTGCCGAAGCGCTCCGGTTTGGTGATCACCCGGGCCGTCGACCGAGCCGCCGACAAAGGTCTGCGACGCGGCGACCTGCTGACCGAGATGGGCGGCAAGTCGACCACCACCCCGGACGACTTCCTCGACGTCTTGCGCATTGCTCCCCTCGATCGCCCGCTGGTGTTGAAGATCTGGCGCGCCGGCGAGGAGCTCGAGTTCTCGCTTGAGCCGATCCCTCCGGGTGACGAGCCAAGCGAGAGCTTGCCCACCACCTGA
- the ansA gene encoding asparaginase — protein MKRVYIANTGGTIGMKWSPRGYCPEAGFLESQMAKMPELKAPGMPEFVIEEFDPLLDSSNMTPRDWIAIGRRLMAHRDDFDGFIVVHGTDTMAYSASALSFALRGLAKPVIFTGSQIPLVEVRSDARTNLVTALQLAAGSPVPEICLFFGNQLFRGNRATKVSAGGFGAFESPNFPALGTAGVDLQVHWDLVLPPEQGVPQPRFTEVRPAKVVALKLFPGMPPEILANALRPPTEGVVLETYGVGNGPGDAELLRVLEEAADRGVVIVNCTQCLYGRVDMEDYATGSALGRAGLTSGSDMTTEAALAKLFYLLSLGLGVDEVRRQMPRSLRGELTEVATSEPASTSP, from the coding sequence ATGAAGAGGGTCTACATCGCCAACACCGGCGGCACCATCGGCATGAAATGGAGCCCGCGAGGCTACTGCCCAGAAGCCGGTTTCCTCGAGAGTCAGATGGCCAAGATGCCGGAGCTTAAGGCTCCGGGCATGCCCGAATTCGTCATCGAGGAGTTCGATCCCCTGCTCGACTCGTCTAACATGACGCCGCGCGACTGGATCGCCATCGGGCGCCGCCTGATGGCTCATCGGGACGACTTCGACGGCTTCATCGTCGTCCACGGCACGGACACCATGGCCTACTCCGCCTCGGCCCTCTCCTTCGCCCTGCGCGGGCTGGCGAAACCGGTGATCTTCACCGGTTCGCAGATCCCCCTGGTGGAAGTGCGCAGCGATGCGCGCACCAATCTGGTGACGGCGCTGCAGCTTGCCGCCGGTTCTCCGGTGCCGGAGATCTGTCTGTTCTTCGGCAACCAGCTCTTCCGCGGCAATCGCGCCACCAAGGTGAGCGCCGGTGGCTTCGGGGCCTTCGAGTCGCCCAACTTTCCGGCCCTCGGTACCGCCGGTGTCGATCTCCAAGTGCACTGGGATCTGGTGCTGCCGCCGGAACAGGGGGTCCCGCAGCCGCGCTTCACGGAGGTGCGGCCGGCCAAGGTGGTGGCCTTGAAGCTGTTCCCCGGCATGCCGCCGGAGATTCTCGCCAACGCCCTGCGTCCGCCGACCGAGGGAGTGGTGCTCGAAACCTACGGCGTCGGCAACGGTCCGGGCGATGCGGAGCTGCTGCGGGTGCTCGAGGAGGCGGCCGATCGCGGGGTGGTGATCGTCAACTGCACCCAGTGCCTCTACGGGCGCGTCGACATGGAGGACTACGCCACCGGCTCGGCTTTGGGGCGAGCCGGCCTGACGAGCGGCAGCGACATGACCACCGAAGCGGCCTTGGCGAAGCTCTTCTACCTGCTCAGCCTGGGGCTGGGAGTCGACGAAGTGCGGCGGCAAATGCCCCGCAGCCTTCGGGGGGAACTGACAGAGGTCGCGACCTCGGAACCCGCGTCGACGTCACCCTGA
- a CDS encoding YHS domain-containing (seleno)protein → MSFKHFLAALLAFAVTVPVFAVDPVYTARFSDVAIRGYDTVAYFSEGKPVKGSDDFVHSWKGAEWRFASAENRDLFAANPDEYAPQYGGYCAYAVSQNSTAGIDPDAWSIVDGKLYLNYNAKIQKQWEANRAEFISLADENWPGLVDK, encoded by the coding sequence ATGAGCTTCAAGCACTTTCTGGCCGCTCTGCTGGCCTTTGCCGTAACCGTTCCAGTCTTCGCCGTCGATCCTGTCTACACCGCTCGCTTCAGCGATGTCGCGATCCGGGGCTACGACACGGTGGCCTATTTCTCGGAAGGCAAGCCGGTCAAGGGCAGTGACGACTTCGTCCATTCCTGGAAGGGCGCCGAGTGGCGATTCGCCAGCGCCGAGAATCGGGACCTCTTCGCCGCCAATCCCGACGAGTACGCCCCCCAGTACGGCGGCTACTGCGCCTATGCGGTGAGTCAGAACTCCACCGCCGGCATCGATCCCGACGCCTGGAGCATCGTCGACGGCAAGCTCTACCTCAACTACAACGCCAAGATCCAGAAGCAGTGGGAAGCCAACCGCGCCGAGTTCATCTCCCTGGCGGACGAGAACTGGCCAGGGCTGGTCGACAAGTAG